The proteins below come from a single Bacteroidota bacterium genomic window:
- a CDS encoding TonB-dependent receptor, which produces MKKDLSCSIYRLILLSFFYVAPFALSAQAFYSLKGTIRNTENVLLPGATVFIHELNIGTTTDISGNYQFLKIKPGSYHMHVYYTGYETAVWTFKISGNENIDIILKSTSLELKAFVIEESTLNIDDQERSMSVEVINREFIQKNAGTSFAQTLEKIPGINSINLGTGISKPVIRGMAFNRVAVAENGIKQEGQQWGADHGLEIDQHNIDRVEILKGPASLIYGSDAMGGVINIRPAIVPHENTFTSSLLLKGASNNDLIGTSAMVEGNRKGNIFRFRLTHQNYADYKIPADSFVYNNFLLPIEGKRLKNTAGVENNFSSTIGLQRNWGHSTVTFSAFDQHAGLFPGAHGTPRAFKLAHDGDYRNIELPAQKTKHFKVISNSNLLVFKNWLTIDMGYQQNHRQELSVPFAHGKGPTPNGDVELDLLLQTYTANVRYQVEKSEKSNFVFGLSGNFQQNNRGGFQFLIPDYTSKNIAGFVFQKFRMNKDLFFNAGLRYDQTVLQIYEYLEPVYEDSVSIRSYVRRNSNINRNFGNFSGGIGLSYNLTEFWNFKLNVGSSFRSPTTNELASNGIHHGAFRHEMGDSSLGSERGYQLDLGLSHHKGDFFFALTPFFYYFDNYIFLTPSGRFSTLPEGGQTYVFRQTKAITTGGEFKADYHLNKAMHLGLTGEYVMAHDILLHFPLPFTPPFSVEIEGEYELETINSKFRNTFFNINAKAFAAQNQTARNELKTPGYVLLNGSMGTSIDFKKQKIQFIFSVNNLSNKKYFNHLSRYRILNIPEPGRNFRITVVIPFEGKIKKK; this is translated from the coding sequence TTGAAAAAAGACCTTTCCTGCTCAATATACAGGTTAATTTTGTTGTCGTTTTTTTATGTGGCCCCTTTTGCACTTTCAGCCCAGGCTTTTTATTCCTTAAAGGGGACAATAAGAAATACTGAAAATGTTTTGTTGCCCGGAGCTACTGTATTTATCCATGAATTAAATATTGGTACCACTACGGACATTAGTGGAAATTACCAATTTTTAAAAATAAAACCGGGCTCCTATCATATGCATGTATATTATACTGGATATGAAACTGCAGTTTGGACCTTTAAAATTTCTGGTAATGAAAATATCGATATAATTTTAAAATCCACATCCCTTGAACTAAAAGCATTTGTAATTGAAGAAAGTACATTAAACATAGATGACCAGGAACGCTCGATGTCTGTTGAGGTAATTAACAGGGAATTTATTCAAAAAAATGCAGGTACAAGTTTTGCCCAAACGCTTGAAAAAATACCGGGAATTAATTCCATAAACCTTGGAACAGGAATATCCAAGCCTGTTATAAGGGGTATGGCTTTTAACAGGGTAGCTGTTGCTGAAAATGGAATAAAACAGGAAGGCCAGCAATGGGGTGCAGATCATGGACTTGAAATAGACCAGCATAACATTGATAGGGTTGAGATTTTAAAAGGACCAGCATCTCTCATTTATGGTTCAGATGCAATGGGTGGAGTAATAAACATCAGGCCTGCTATTGTGCCTCATGAAAACACTTTTACTTCATCCCTACTTTTAAAAGGGGCTTCGAATAATGATTTAATTGGAACTTCTGCAATGGTTGAAGGCAATAGAAAAGGCAATATTTTCAGATTTAGGTTGACTCATCAAAACTATGCTGATTACAAAATACCTGCTGATTCTTTTGTTTATAACAATTTTTTATTGCCTATAGAGGGCAAACGTTTAAAAAATACAGCTGGAGTGGAAAATAATTTTTCATCCACAATTGGTCTTCAGCGCAACTGGGGTCATTCAACCGTTACTTTTTCAGCGTTTGACCAACATGCAGGATTATTTCCCGGAGCTCATGGAACACCAAGAGCATTCAAACTTGCACACGATGGAGACTATAGGAATATTGAACTTCCTGCCCAGAAGACAAAGCATTTTAAAGTTATCTCCAACTCTAATTTGCTTGTTTTTAAAAATTGGTTGACTATTGATATGGGTTACCAACAGAATCATAGGCAAGAATTATCTGTTCCTTTTGCACATGGAAAAGGACCAACTCCAAATGGTGATGTAGAACTTGATTTATTGCTTCAAACATATACAGCGAACGTAAGGTACCAGGTGGAAAAATCAGAAAAATCAAATTTTGTTTTCGGCCTTTCAGGAAATTTCCAACAAAACAATAGAGGAGGTTTTCAGTTTTTGATTCCTGATTACACCTCCAAAAACATTGCAGGTTTTGTATTTCAAAAATTTAGAATGAATAAAGATCTGTTTTTTAATGCAGGATTAAGGTATGATCAAACAGTACTTCAAATTTATGAATATTTGGAACCTGTTTATGAAGACTCAGTATCGATTAGGAGCTATGTAAGAAGAAACAGTAATATTAACAGAAATTTCGGTAATTTTTCAGGAGGAATAGGACTTTCCTATAATCTTACTGAATTCTGGAATTTCAAATTAAATGTTGGAAGTAGTTTCAGATCTCCAACTACCAATGAACTTGCCTCAAATGGCATCCACCACGGAGCTTTCAGACATGAAATGGGAGATTCATCTTTAGGTTCTGAAAGAGGATATCAACTGGATCTAGGTTTAAGCCACCATAAAGGGGACTTCTTTTTTGCCCTAACTCCGTTTTTCTATTATTTTGATAATTATATTTTTTTAACACCTAGCGGTAGATTTTCAACTTTACCAGAAGGGGGACAAACTTATGTTTTTAGACAAACAAAAGCAATTACAACAGGAGGAGAGTTTAAAGCCGATTATCATTTAAATAAAGCAATGCATTTGGGGCTAACAGGAGAATATGTAATGGCTCACGATATTTTATTACACTTTCCACTTCCGTTTACACCTCCATTTTCAGTTGAAATAGAGGGGGAATATGAATTAGAAACAATTAATTCCAAGTTCAGAAACACTTTTTTTAATATAAATGCAAAAGCCTTTGCTGCACAAAATCAAACTGCACGCAATGAGTTGAAAACTCCAGGATATGTTTTGTTAAACGGTTCAATGGGAACATCTATTGATTTTAAGAAGCAGAAAATTCAATTCATTTTCTCGGTAAACAACTTGTCCAATAAAAAATATTTTAATCACCTCAGCCGGTACAGAATTTTAAATATTCCTGAACCAGGAAGAAATTTCAGGATAACAGTAGTGATTCCTTTTGAAGGCAAAATCAAGAAAAAGTAA
- a CDS encoding type IX secretion system membrane protein PorP/SprF: MRQTVFFIFIIIFGLEFLHAQQTRQYTQYMFNQFGHNPAVAGSKECIDIRTGYRLQWLGFEGAPKIGYFSFQTRIKNKKKMPSQPYHGVGFYLEKDQIGPFTKTYIYPAYAYHIPLNNYYTLSAGAFAGLQQFVFDNNVTLFNPVDNAVAGSQSILVLPDFTAGLWLYSKNTYAGLAAGQIYNKRIKGPGGQIGNDSKIARHYVFSAGHKLIINREYSLIPSTMVKFIPMAPPAIDLNLIWDYKNVFSLGFSLRNRDALAALIRLKLLPFLDMGYSFDYTTSKIRTASSNTHEIMIGVYLCGRKGKQNGTLCPAYH; this comes from the coding sequence ATGAGACAGACTGTATTTTTTATTTTTATAATTATTTTTGGTTTAGAATTTTTACATGCCCAGCAAACAAGACAATACACACAATATATGTTCAATCAATTTGGCCATAACCCAGCAGTAGCAGGAAGCAAGGAGTGTATTGATATTAGAACAGGGTATAGGTTACAATGGCTTGGATTTGAGGGAGCTCCTAAAATAGGTTACTTTAGTTTTCAAACCAGGATAAAGAATAAGAAAAAAATGCCTTCTCAACCCTACCATGGTGTTGGTTTTTATCTTGAAAAAGATCAAATAGGCCCATTTACTAAAACATATATTTATCCGGCATACGCCTATCATATCCCCTTAAATAATTACTATACTCTTTCTGCCGGGGCCTTTGCAGGATTACAACAATTTGTTTTTGACAATAATGTAACATTATTTAACCCTGTAGATAATGCAGTTGCTGGGTCTCAAAGTATTTTAGTCCTGCCTGATTTTACTGCAGGTTTATGGCTATATAGCAAAAATACATATGCAGGATTGGCAGCAGGCCAAATATACAATAAAAGGATAAAAGGCCCTGGTGGCCAAATAGGGAATGACAGTAAGATTGCCAGACATTATGTTTTTTCTGCAGGTCACAAATTGATCATTAATCGGGAATATTCCCTGATTCCGTCAACCATGGTAAAATTCATTCCTATGGCCCCTCCAGCAATTGATTTGAATTTAATTTGGGATTACAAGAATGTGTTTTCATTAGGATTTTCCTTGCGAAACAGGGATGCCTTAGCAGCATTAATAAGGCTGAAATTACTTCCATTCCTTGATATGGGATATTCATTCGATTATACAACTTCAAAAATCAGAACTGCAAGTTCTAATACCCATGAAATTATGATAGGAGTGTATTTATGCGGAAGGAAAGGAAAACAAAATGGAACCCTTTGTCCTGCTTATCATTAA